A single genomic interval of Trichosurus vulpecula isolate mTriVul1 chromosome 6, mTriVul1.pri, whole genome shotgun sequence harbors:
- the LOC118854358 gene encoding olfactory receptor 1013-like — protein MERVNHTVTEFILVGFTQDPMMQLVLFVLFLMVYSVTVVGNITLIILICKDSRLHTPMYFFIGNLSFLDLWYSSVYTPNNLVTCVSEDKSISFAGCLAQFFFSAGLGYSECYLLAAMAYDRYIAISNPLLYAQAMSSKLCTCLVTASYLGGFVNSTIITSETFTLTFCGDNVIDDFFCDLPPLVKLACDVKASYHIVLYFLLASNVLMPIVFILTSYLFIIAAILRIRSTQGQLKAFSTCSSHLISVTLYYGSILYIYYRPSSSYSLEQDKIVSLFYTVIFPMLNPMIYSLRNKDVKEAMKKLFKMTAS, from the coding sequence ATGGAGAGGGTTAATCACACTGTAACTGAATTCATCCTAGTGGGTTTCACCCAGGATCCCATGATGCAGCTGGTGCTCTTTGTCCTTTTCCTCATGGTGTACTCTGTGACAGTGGTTGGGAACATCACTCTAATAATACTAATCTGTAAAGACTCCAGGCTGCACACCCCAATGTATTTCTTCATTGGGAATCTGTCTTTTCTGGATCTCTGGTATTCATCTGTTTACACTCCTAACAACCTAGTGACCTGTGTCTCTGAGGACAAGAGTATCTCCTTTGCTGGTTGCTTGGCTCAATTCTTCTTTTCAGCTGGGTTAGGATATAGTGAATGTTACTTATTGGCCGCAATGGCATATGACCGTTACATAGCCATCTCTAACCCATTGCTCTATGCTCAGGCTATGTCGTCAAAGCTTTGCACCTGTCTTGTAACAGCTTCATATCTTGGAGGCTTTGTAAACTCCACTATCATTACAAGTGAAACATTTACCCTTACTTTTTGTGGGGATAATGTAATTGATGACTTCTTCTGTGACCTACCACCCCTGGTGAAGCTGGCATGTGATGTGAAGGCCAGTTACCATATTGTGCTCTATTTCCTTTTGGCTTCCAATGTCCTCATGCCCATTGTTTTCATTCTGACCTCCTACCTCTTCATCATTGCTGCCATCTTAAGGATTCGCTCCACCCAGGGTCAACTCAAAGCCTTCTCTACTTGCTCCTCTCACTTGATCTCTGTCACTTTGTACTATGGCTCCATACTATACATTTATTATCGCCCCAGTTCTAGCTACTCCTTAGAGCAGGATAAAATTGTCTCTTTATTTTATACTGTGATTTTCCCCATGCTAAACCCTATGATCTACAGCCTAAGGAACAAAGATGTGAAAGAAGCCATGAAGAAACTGTTCAAAATGACAGCTTCTTGA